In Nilaparvata lugens isolate BPH chromosome 5, ASM1435652v1, whole genome shotgun sequence, the following proteins share a genomic window:
- the LOC111046499 gene encoding enoyl-CoA delta isomerase 1, mitochondrial, translating to MDSILDLLQSISTALTTLEKSKCRGMILTSDNPSVFSAGLDILEMYKPDPTRVKDFWTTLQDTWIKLYTTSFPTVAVINGHSPAGGCLLALSCEYRIIVGPKNTIGLNETKLGIIAPRWFQDSMRNVIGERQAELALTTGKMFTADEALKVNLVDEVVASKDEATGRAIAFLSQFAKIPPLPRKMTKLEFREATVNWLVNNKEKDLQIFLSYINQPKVQEGLGMYLESLKKKSAK from the exons ATGGACTCAATTTTAGATCTACTTCAAAGCATTTCAACTGCTCTCACCACTCTTGAAAAGAGTAAATGCAGGGGAATGATCCTCACATCG GATAATCCGAGTGTGTTCAGCGCAGGACTTGATATTCTAGAAATGTACAAGCCCGACCCAACTAGAGTAAAAGACTTCTGGACCACGCTTCAGGATACATGGATCAAGCTTTACACCACCAGCTTTCCCACTGTGGCTGTTATCAAT GGTCATAGCCCTGCCGGTGGATGCTTATTAGCACTTAGCTGTGAATACAGAATTATTGTCGGACCAAAGAATACAATTGGCCTCAATGAAACGAAACTTGGAATCATTGCACCAAGATG GTTTCAGGACAGCATGCGTAACGTGATAGGCGAACGACAGGCTGAGCTGGCCTTGACCACTGGCAAGATGTTCACAGCTGACGAGGCTCTCAAGGTCAATCTGGTCGATGAAGTTGTCGCATCCAAGGACGAGGCAACTGGTCGAGCGATCGCCTTCCTCTCACAGTTCGCCAAAATACCTC caCTGCCAAGAAAAATGACAAAACTGGAGTTTCGCGAGGCAACCGTCAACTGGCTTGTCAACAACAAGGAGAAAGATTTGCAGATTTTCCTCAGCTACATCAACCAGCCCAAAGTCCAGGAGGGACTTGGCATGTACTTAGAATCTCTGAAGAAAAAGTCGGCCAAGTGA